A single Fusarium oxysporum Fo47 chromosome IV, complete sequence DNA region contains:
- a CDS encoding Alpha/Beta hydrolase protein codes for MASDLQRTFPSAEETLKHPAYPGTLWTLEPHSHGKVSVAEGRGGPVGIAWEIHGQGPVKLVLIMGLAGVKTSWQRQTKYFGHDRADKYSVLIIDNRGMGGSDKPVGVYSTSGMALDAIEVIDHVGWKAERDINLVGISMGGMIAQEVAIRIPKRLQSLSLICTSGKVQNTKGLWETVSDTMGMIIPKSMERSIVDTALRLFTPEWLVAPDDDILPEPGVTARCSPPPPEGGPTYRLFETNFQRFQAHELTKKTNPELYTTKMLMCQLAAAALHNKTDDQLREIADGVGSERIMIMHGKRDNMISFPNGERLIKVLKPGSVHIVDDMGHAPIIEKTQWFNSVLEEQLSMWTKPKEE; via the exons ATGGCGTCTGACTT ACAACGCACGTTTCCCTCTGCTGAGGAGACGCTCAAGCACCCAGCCTACCCAGGCACACTCTGGACCCTAGAACCTCACTCTCACGGCAAGGTCTCTGTCGCTGAGGGTCGCGGTGGTCCAGTTGGCATTGCATGGGAGATTCATGGTCAAGGACCCGTCAAGCTTGTG CTCATTATGGGATTGGCAGGGGTCAAAACATCATGGCAGCGTCAAACAAAGTACTTCGGTCATGATCGAGCCGACAAGTACTCGGTTCTCATTATCGATAATCGTGGTATGGGCGGCAGCGACAAACCCGTGGGTGTCTATTCTACCAGTGGCATGGCACTCGATGCCATCGAGGTCATCGACCATGTTGGCTGGAAGGCTGAACGAGATATCAACCTCGTTGGTATCTCCATGGGTGGCATGATTGCACAAGAAGTTGCTATTCGTATTCCCAAGCGTCTGCAGTCGCTCTCCCTCATCTGCACATCAGGCAAAGTCCAAAACACGAAGGGACTGTGGGAAACTGTCTCAGACACCATGGGTATGATCATCCCCAAGTCCATGGAGCGCAGTATTGTCGACACCGCTCTCCGGCTCTTCACACCCGAGTGGCTCGTCGCACCAGATGATGATATACTACCCGAGCCAGGCGTCACCGCACGATGCAGTCCACCACCGCCAGAGGGTGGTCCAACGTACCGCCTCTTCGAGACCAACTTTCAGCGCTTCCAGGCTCACGAGCTCACCAAGAAAACAAATCCCGAGCTGTACACCACCAAAATGCTCATGTGTCAACTTGCGGCGGCAGCTTTGCACAACAAGACGGATGACCAGCTACGGGAAATAGCAGACGGTGTCGGCTCTGAGCGCATCATGATTATGCATGGAAAGCGTGACAACATGATCAGCTTTCCAAATGGCGAACGGCTCATTAAAGTGTTGAAACCAGGCTCTGTACACATTGTGGACGATATGGGACACGCACCCATCATAGAGAAGACACAATGGTTCAACAGCGTCTTGGAGGAACAGCTGAGTATGTGGACCAAGCCGAAGGAGGAATAA
- a CDS encoding Alpha/Beta hydrolase protein, translating into MSYLHPAVKAVVIAVAAPLGLYCVFLGLGMTPFFQRQFLYAHKFNTLLWSNVNQPERWGFARNQVTPFSLKTPDGESIYAWHILPLPLYLQNEAKIESQEPGFSADFTKTESFRLLKEDPESRLVLYFHGNAGHVAQAIRPLSYHSLTDTSSYHVIAIDYRGFGHSTGTPSETGVIQDAATLVDWATNVAEIPPSRIVLLGQSLGTAVVSAVAEKYALQGIEFAGITIVAGFSDLANLLLGYRIVGIFPVLAPFRMWPSLVRFIHRFVVDKWHSDRRLANVVRHTKTRLRLNLIHAKNDKDIPWTEDNKLFRAAAQETLGIMDDKDFEAWKEERTIRKGKDAFVTTWTAEPNMIIRQELFPYGGHNDIMGYAPVALAIMRAFDLHGTTYRDE; encoded by the exons ATGTCTTATCTTCATCCCGCCGTCAAGGCTGTGGTTATAGCCGTCGCAGCGCCACTGGGCCTATATTGCGTTTTCCTGGGACTGGGAATGACACCGTTCTTCCAGAGACA GTTTCTATATGCACACAAGTTCAATACATTATTATGGAGTAATGTCAACCAACCAGAACGATGGGGTTTCGCTC GGAATCAAGTAACTCCGTTCTCGCTAAAGACCCCTGACGGTGAATCAATTTACGCTTGGCATATCCTTCCACTCCCTCTATACCTACAGAATGAGGCCAAGATCGAATCCCAAGAGCCGGGTTTCTCGGCAGACTTCACCAAGACCGAGTCATTTCGGCTACTAAAGGAGGATCCAGAATCTCGCTTAGTGCTATATT TTCACGGT AATGCTGGTCATGTCGCGCAAGCTATTCGACCTCTCAGCTATCATTCTCTAACTGATACTTCCTCATATCATGTTATCGCCATCGACTACCGAGGATTTGGTCATTCTACGGGCACACCTTCAGAGACTGGAGTAATTCAAGATGCTGCAACACTCGTTGACTGGGCTACCAACGTGGCAGAGATTCCACCAAGTCGCATCGTCCTGCTCGGGCAGAGTTTAGGTACTGCTGTAGTCAGTGCCGTTGCTGAAAAGTATGCTCTTCAGGGCATCGAATTTGCGGGTATTACCATAGTCGCTGGCTTCAGCGATCTCGCAAATCTCCTGTTGGGTTATCGCATCGTGGGTATCTTCCCTGTACTTGCTCCCTTCCGCATGTGGCCTTCTCTCGTGCGCTTCATCCACCGTTTCGTTGTCGACAAGTGGCATTCAGATAGACGGCTCGCCAACGTAGTCCGCCATACGAAGACGAGACTCAGGCTCAATTTGATTCATGCAAAGAATGATAAAGACATTCCTTGGACGGAAGACAACAAGTTGTTCAGAGCCGCTGCCCAAGAGACTCTTGGAATTATGGATGACAAGGACTTCGAGGCTTGGAAAGAAGAGCGCACCATACGTAAGGGCAAGGATGCATTTGTGACCACTTGGACTGCTGAACCCAACATGATTATCCGCCAAGAGCTTTTCCCATACGGTG GCCACAACGATATCATGGGCTATGCGCCTGTTGCGCTGGCCATCATGAGGGCATTTGATCTTCATGGAACGACCTACAGGGATGAGTAG
- a CDS encoding acyl-CoA N-acyltransferase has translation MSEESKPVEPVVDETNAELKGKAIAHADAEAEADDNDAESGSEEEHEEQHAAEGSGDKKKKKKKKSKRSKVKEALTGSKSAPTDSDFHKALDGLTPQQIKEFLALNPALSQEVNKATKSDDPSGSQAADMLKKMSLQDIMTGLAAGGKNAKDMGSYKFWQTQPVPKFGEDATLKEGPLRIQKVEEVDKEPAPLIPGFEWVTMDLTKEDEIKEVYELLNKHYVEDDEAMFRFNYSPSILRWAMMPPGWKKEYHVGVRATQSRLLVAFISAIPVHLRVRENVVTCSEVNFLAIHKKLRGKRLTPVLIKEITRRSNLNEIWQGLYTAGVVLPKPVSTCRYFHRAINWQKLYECGFSPLPANSKPQYQVRKYALPDDTSTKGLRPLEEKDLDAVMDLYKRYNARFDMTPEFSREEAHHWFVPKVGPNEQQVVWTYVVEDENKKITDFFSFFCIESTAIGNSKHNVIKVAYMFYYGTDVALQDKFDKASLKKRLNELVHDALIISKRHKFDVFNALTLMDNALFLEQQKFGAGDGQLHYYLFNYRVNPIAGGVDRKNQLDEENLSGIGLVMP, from the exons ATGTCCGAGGAGTCCAAGCCAGTTGAGCCCGTCGTCGACGAGACGAACGCCgagctcaagggcaaggccaTCGCTCACGCCGACGCCGAGGCTGAAGCCGACGACAACGATGCCGAATCTGGATCCGAGGAGGAGCATGAGGAGCAGCACGCTGCTGAGGGTTCcggcgacaagaagaagaagaagaagaagaagtcgaagcGATCAAAGGTCAAGGAAGCCCTGACCGGCTCAAAGTCCGCCCCGACCGATTCCGATTTCCACAAGGCCCTCGATGGCCTCACTCCTCAGCAGATCAAGGAGTTCCTCGCCCTCAACCCGGCCCTCTCCCAAGAGGTGAATAAGGCCACCAAGAGCGATGATCCTTCCGGCTCCCAGGCTGCCGACATGCTTAAGAAAATGTCACTACAAGATATCATGACTGGTCTTGCCGCTGGCGGAAAGAACGCCAAAGATATGGGATCGTATAAGTTCTGGCAGACGCAGCCTGTGCCCAAGTTTGGAGAGGATGCGACTTTAAAGGAGGGTCCTCTGCGCATTCAGAAGGTCGAGGAGGTTGACAAGGAGCCCGCCCCTCTGATTCCCGGCTTTGAATGGGTTACAATGGATTTGACCAAGGAGgacgagatcaaggaggTTTACGAGCTGCTGAACAAGCACTACgtcgaggacgatgaggctATGTTCCGCTTCAACTATTCTCCCTCTATTCTTCGATG GGCCATGATGCCTCCTGGCTGGAAGAAGGAATACCACGTTGGTGTCCGCGCAACTCAATCCCGTCTTCTCGTAGCTTTTATCTCAGCTATCCCCGTTCACCTGCGTGTCCGCGAGAACGTTGTCACCTGCTCTGAGGTCAATTTCCTCGCCATCCACAAGAAGCTCCGAGGCAAGCGTCTCACGCCAGTACTCATTAAGGAGATTACCAGACGCAGCAACCTCAACGAGATCTGGCAAGGACTCTACACCGCCGGTGTCGTCCTTCCCAAACCCGTCAGCACATGCAGATACTTCCATCGCGCTATTAATTGGCAAAAGCTTTACGAGTGCGGTTTCAGTCCTCTTCCCGCAAACAGCAAACCTCAGTATCAAGTTCGGAAGTATGCGCTACCAGACGATACTAGCACCAAGGGTCTGCGACCACTGGAAGAGAAGGACCTTGATGCTGTCATGGATTTGTATAAGCGATACAATGCGCGCTTCGATATGACGCCAGAGTTCAGTCGCGAGGAAGCTCACCACTGGTTTGTCCCCAAGGTTGGACCTAACGAGCAGCAGGTTGTGTGGACATACGTTGTTGAG GACGAAAACAAGAAGATCActgacttcttctctttcttctgcATCGAGTCGACTGCTATCGGAAACTCTAAGCACAACGTTATCAAGGTTGCTTACATGTTTTACTACGGTACAGATGTCGCGCTGCAGGACAAGTTCGACAAAGCTTCTCTCAAGAAGCGCCTTAACGAACTTGTTCACGACGCCCTTATTATCTCCAAGCGCCACAAGTTCGATGTGTTCAACGCATTGACGCTGATGGACAATGCGCTCTTCCTGGAGCAGCAGAAATTCGGAGCCGGTGATGGTCAACTTCATTATTACCTGTTCAACTACCGTGTCAACCCAATTGCTGGTGGTGTCGATCGTAAGAACCAGCTTGACGAAGAGAACCTGAGTGGTATCGGACTTGTGATGCCTTGA
- a CDS encoding metal binding domain of Ada-domain-containing protein: MDPSTLGFKQALNFVTLFEDEISRWDAVTSRNTHADGFFVYAVRTTKIFCRPICKARLPRRANVSFFTNGYDAQKAGFRPCKRCKPEVAGFMPEETAVRKIRAFVQQQTEKQGDAEARLSLSQMARLTGLSKWHFHRVFKKCVGVTPTEYLRKQRQGQGVQSLLENGETSWIDTLDFETLGQEDFDFASWDEPVVGSGYATTETPSTTLSGSDSPWSIEEFLIWPEENKPTLV, translated from the coding sequence ATGGATCCATCAACTCTTGGTTTTAAACAGGCCTTGAACTTTGTAACACTCTTTGAAGACGAAATATCTCGATGGGATGCCGTCACTTCACGCAACACCCATGCAGATGGTTTCTTCGTCTATGCAGTTCGCACTACCAAGATATTCTGCCGACCAATATGCAAGGCCCGTCTTCCCCGCCGAGCAAACGTCTCATTCTTCACCAATGGCTACGATGCCCAGAAAGCTGGTTTCCGCCCTTGCAAACGCTGTAAGCCCGAAGTAGCAGGGTTCATGCCAGAAGAAACAGCTGTGCGAAAGATCCGGGCGTTTGTGCAACAACAGACAGAGAAACAGGGCGACGCAGAAGCCAGGCTGAGCCTCAGTCAGATGGCGAGGCTGACTGGGTTGTCTAAGTGGCACTTTCATCGAGTGTTTAAGAAATGTGTTGGTGTGACACCAACAGAGTATCTGAGAAAACAaagacaaggtcaaggcgTCCAGAGCTTGTTGGAAAATGGAGAAACAAGTTGGATTGATACACTGGACTTCGAAACTCTGGGCCAAGAagactttgactttgcttCTTGGGATGAACCTGTGGTTGGCTCAGGGTATGCAACTACagaaacaccatcaacaactctCAGTGGCAGTGACAGTCCATGGTCTATCGAGGAATTCTTGATATGGCCAGAAGAGAATAAACCGACGCTTGTGTAA
- a CDS encoding uncharacterized protein (expressed protein), whose translation MAFSKSIILAALLAYAEARFGQEQEPVAAVQALGDAGFGDPGVAATIAGSIPGALLAAASPCDKLTIADQMITELGTDQQVLDAAIGLVAAETNFNPSAVDRPFVCADPSLPATAALRGIVPLVDPAVDGAATENANSATSVTTPFDAAGLSQAEVMIAQGFSTFTAVGANGDQVQLGGQDGAAAGGAGQDDGQDDGTGAGAGAGAGNGGAANNGTAPADGQQGNNGSDNAQDGNNANDDEDCEEDGNNNNNNNNNNNNNGNNNNNGNNGNANNGNNGNNNNGNGNGNGNGNNGNGNQNNQGGNNGNNDNAQDGQDDAADDNNAGNGAGNGGNAGGNAGGNAGALDFGVCQPTMARVGGLNGRPADEFTFIPQDPLIAEGQQEALNPNIITNRICDQLTNVCDASADAVAACEDAQAQIEALGTRDQSTADTWNALLGFDGVDSTQQQV comes from the exons atggctttcTCAAAGTCTATCATCCTTGCCGCTCTCCTGGCCTACGCCGAGGCCCGATTCGGTCAAGAGCAGGagcctgttgctgctgtcCAGGCACTTGGTGATGCTGGATTCGGTGACCCTGGTGTCGCTGCCACTATTGCTGGCAGCATCCCTGGCGCTCTGCTCGCAGCTGCTAGCCCTTGTGACAAG CTCACTATCGCCGATCAGATGATCACCGAGTTGGGAACTGATCAGCAAGTTCTCGACGCAGCTATTGGTCTTGTTGCAGCTGAGACCAACTTCAACCCTTCAGCTGTTGACAGACCTTTCGTCTGCGCTGACCCCAGCCTACCAGCCACTGCTGCCCTTCGCGGCATTGTCCCTCTCGTTGACCCTGCTGTTGACGGTGCAGCCACTGAGAATGCCAACTCGGCAACCTCAGTCACAACTCCTTTCGATGCTGCTGGCCTATCACAGGCTGAGGTGATGATCGCTCAGGGATTCAGCACCTTCACAGCCGTTGGTGCTAACGGAGACCAAGTCCAGCTTGGCGGCCAAGACGGCGCTGCCGCTGGTGGTGCCGGTCAAGAcgatggccaagatgacGGCAccggtgctggtgctggtgctggtgctggtaATGGAGGAGCTGCCAACAATGGCACTGCTCCCGCTGATGGCCAGCAGGGCAATAATGGCTCGGATAACGCCCAGGATGGAAACAACGCaaatgacgatgaggattGCGAAGAGGATGgtaacaacaacaacaacaacaacaacaacaacaacaacaacggcaataacaacaacaatggcAACAATGGCAATGCTAACAACGGTAATAATggaaacaacaacaacggtaACGGCAACGGCAACGGTAACGGTAATAACGGAAATGGAAACCAGAACAACCAGGGCGGAAACAATGGCAACAACGACAATGCTCAGGATGGTCAGGATGATGCTGCAGATGACAACAATGCTGGAAATGGTGCCGGTAACGGTGGAAACGCTGGCGGTAATGCTGGCGGTAATGCTGGCGCTCTCGACTTCGGTGTCTGCCAGCCTACAATGGCTCGCGTTGGTGGCCTCAATGGTCGCCCAGCTGACGAGTTCACCTTCATTCCCCAGGATCCTCTCATCGCTGAAGGCCAGCAGGAGGCTCTCAACCCCAACATCATTACCAACCGTATCTGTGATCAGCTCACCAACGTGTGTGACGCTAGTGCCGATGCTGTGGCTGCTTGTGAGGATGCTCAGGCTCAGATTGAGGCTTTGGGAACACGGGATCAAAGCACCGCTGACACATGGAACGCCCTGCTTGGCTTCGACGGTGTTGATTCTACTCAGCAGCAGGTTTGA
- a CDS encoding TLD-domain-containing protein, which produces MGQNLSDEHPQRRSHEELTQQLTEKFMKKCFTSLELYSLRDVFKSLADQQDSIKYLKEDTIARYLEIPDILGTSPVIFQMVSYIGAFPFLQDAPVVLEFQRMIMVVVIMTERYRTVLARGSSDRTKLLFKSLAVFDRKMSEAGAHPDTSHIAPTESEDDKEKVRSRVAGFAVDAAGDEDEDGEDDDLVLTAFELLDIKDAVDQGHAPIFHGATVPTDNFRKLVMLLLLAAPLDPQESLSMYSSRVVGQELEGLRSAAESILASFVNAETSTGIKYNHFRTIIPVICPNLFRGFNGLFERFLFSQNLDFSKHQNDTPATTSSQKVAQPLLTDTGDILNQNTLSQISLFLPGTDLFRRVRLLYSGNDAGFSMGSFQTKVFNWQAPTLLLVSGTRLGDKPEGGQESSFAASLPPKRFPHGSKSDRLTFGVYVREPWKHTHRECFGDSETTLFQLEPIHDVFPASTINKDYVTFTKAPAHHPMMSFGCPHPHPSQAHRKADMLRLGPVSLLLDDSFEFAVFNHDFTSRGGAFHSSVVRKHDFQDRFQIESLEVWGCGGDKEAQAQAEKWAWEEREAEARRKINLGNGDIEADRALLEMAGLIGGNRSGGSMT; this is translated from the exons ATGGGTCAGAATCTTTCGGATGAGCATCCGCAGCGGCGGTCGCATGAAGAGCTAACCCAACAACTT ACGGAGAAGTTTATGAAGAAATGTTTCACCTCTCTTGAATTATACTCACTCAGAGATGTTTTCAAGAGCCTTGCGGATCAACAGGACTCTATCAAATACCTGAAAGAGGACACTATCGCCCGGTACCTGGAAATACCAGACATTCTCGGCACCTCGCCAGTTATTTTCCAAATGGTATCCTATATCGGCGCTTTTCCATTTCTTCAAGATGCACCTGTAGTCTTGGAGTTTCAGCGGATGATTATGGTGGTCGTCATCATGACTGAGCGCTACCGAACCGTATTGGCGCGGGGCTCTTCAGATAGGACCAAACTACTGTTCAAGAGCTTAGCTGTCTTTGATCGTAAAATGTCCGAAGCAGGAGCCCATCCAGACACGTCACATATCGCACCTACCGAGTCCGAAGACGATAAAGAGAAGGTCAGGTCCCGTGTGGCCGGTTTCGCGGTTGATGCAGCTGgcgacgaagacgaggacggTGAGGACGACGACCTCGTATTGACAGCTTTTGAATTGCTTGACATCAAGGATGCCGTGGACCAGGGCCATGCGCCAATATTTCATGGCGCAACGGTCCCAACTGACAATTTCCGAAAACTTGTCATGCTGCTTCTCCTTGCCGCTCCGCTTGATCCTCAAGAAAGCCTCTCGATGTATTCAAGCCGGGTTGTTGGGCAAGAACTCGAAGGCCTCCGTAGCGCCGCTGAAAGCATTCTTGCCTCCTTCGTTAATGCCGAAACCTCAACTGGCATCAAGTACAACCACTTCAGAACAATCATACCTGTGATTTGCCCTAATCTCTTTCGTGGATTCAATGGTCTTTTTGAGCGCTTTCTTTTCTCGCAAAATCTAGATTTCTCCAAACATCAAAATGATACCCCAGCTACTACTTCATCTCAAAAAGTAGCACAACCTCTATTGACCGACACCGGCGACATACTAAATCAGAACACATTGTCCCAGATCTCACTTTTCCTTCCTGGAACAGATCTCTTCCGGCGAGTGAGACTCCTTTACTCAGGCAATGATGCCGGCTTCTCCATGGGAAGTTTCCAGACGAAGGTTTTCAACTGGCAAGCTCCAACACTGCTCCTGGTGAGTGGAACACGGCTGGGAGATAAGCCGGAGGGTGGTCAAGAAAGCAGTTTCGCGGCATCCTTGCCTCCGAAGCGGTTCCCTCACGGTAGCAAATCGGATCGGCTCACTTTTGGTGTCTACGTTCGTGAACCCTGGAAACACACCCACCGGGAATGCTTCGGCGATTCAGAAACAACACTATTTCAACTTGAACCAATTCACGATGTCTTCCCGGCATCAACTATTAACAAGGACTATGTCACCTTCACAAAAGCACCAGCGCACCATCCCATGATGTCGTTCGGTTGCCCTCATCCACACCCATCTCAAGCTCACAGAAAGGCCGACATGTTACGCCTAGGCCCTGTATCATTATTACTTGACGACTCGTTCGAGTTTGCAGTCTTCAACCACGATTTTACATCTCGAGGAGGTGCATTTCACTCGAGTGTGGTGAGAAAGCATGATTTCCAGGACCGATTCCAGATTGAGAGTCTCGAAGTTTGGGGCTGTGGCGGTGATaaagaagcccaagcccaagccgAGAAATGGGCTTGGGAGGAacgagaagctgaagctcgCCGCAAGATCAATCTTGGAAATGGCGATATCGAGGCTGACCGGGCGTTGCTTGAGATGGCGGGGTTAATTGGAGGAAACCGAAGTGGAGGGTCTATGACATGA
- a CDS encoding Oligosaccharyltransferase subunit Ribophorin II-domain-containing protein, with protein sequence MRFSIASSLLFLTSVASAASSWSFTDGSVTVGSKRAHGVTAKFSDQKPTKKPLVLGKTDTIKVSLTTTEAGEPKRPHQAFLILTESTGLEAPFPLKMKASGKGEAEISQKDLPIQLLLSDEPIKANLVLGSFGSSNPLISPVFDIEVQLDSNAPSPQYEAPVRYGPRAEIDHIFKVGDSSPPMVVTLVFVLAIVASVPALFLGWLFLGANVNHLPKALKAAPISHAVFFGSIVGIEGTLFLYYAQWNLFKTLPIVIVLGVVSLLSGTKALSEVQSRRLAGER encoded by the exons ATGCGCTTCTCAATCGCATCGTCCCTACTTTTCCTAACTAGCGTGGCTAGCGCTGCCTCGTCTTGGAGTTTCACCGATGGCTCCGTCACTGTCGGCTCCAAGAGAGCCCACGGCGTTACTGCCAA ATTTAGCGATCAGAAGCCTACCAAGAAGCCTCTCGTTCTAGGCAAGACGGATACCATCAAGGTCTCGTTGACCACAACCGAAGCTGGCGAGCCAAAGCGACCTCACCAGGcattcctcatcctcactgaGTCAACTGGCCTCGAGGCCCCGTTCCCTCTCAAGATGAAGGCGTCTGGAAAGGGCGAGGCCGAAATT TCACAAAAGGATCTCCCTATCCAGCTGCTCCTCTCCGACGAACCCATCAAAGCCAACCTTGTCCTGGGATCATTCGGCTCATCCAACCCTCTCATCTCCCCCGTCTTCGATATCGAGGTTCAGCTTGACTCCAATGCTCCTTCACCTCAGTATGAGGCTCCCGTCCGATATGGTCCCCGAGCCGAGATCGACCATATCTTCAAGGTCGGCGACTCGAGTCCTCCTATGGTTGTCACTCTTGTCTTTGTGCTCGCTATAGTGGCTAGCGTTCCTGCTCTTTTCCTCGGC TGGCTCTTCCTTGGTGCCAACGTCAACCATTTGCCCAAGGCCCTCAAAGCTGCACCCATCTCTCATGCCGTTTTCTTTGGCTCCATTGTCGGCATCGAGGGCACGCTGTTTCTCTACTATGCCCAGTGGAACCTCTTCAAGACCTTGCCTATCGTCATTGTCCTTGGCGTAGTGTCGCTTCTGAGTGGAACCAAGGCTCTGAGCGAGGTCCAGAGCCGACGTCTCGCTGGAGAGAGGTAA
- a CDS encoding hypoxia induced protein conserved region-domain-containing protein, with protein MADAPPSLPGPMPSSFDGDQELQNERPMQKVLRKIKEEPLIPLGMGLTTLAFINAYRALRRGDSKQANRMFRARVAAQGFTVFAMLAGSMYYQKDREKSKELRQLQEQKDAEEKRQKWIRELEARDEEEKAMRARLEKKRQQVQAQRAEEARATAELQPEGNEASSNGGILSRIGLWPQGSKEEKKDDDKTAAQAVEDDASAKKKKNPKSSLGDLGEIISKRND; from the exons ATGGCTGATGCACCCCCTTCCCTCCCGGGCCCCATGCCCTCGTCCTTTGACGGCGACCA GGAACTTCAGAATGAAAGACCAATGCAAAAGGTCCTccgcaagatcaaggaggagcCATTGATCCCCCTCG GAATGGGCCTGACCACTCTCGCCTTTATTAATGCCTACCGAGCTCTCCGCCGTGGCGATTCAAAACAGGCGAACCGCATGTTCCGAGCCCGAGTTGCAGCCCAGGGATTTACCGTATTCGCCATGCTGGCCGGCAGCATGTATTACCAGAAAGACCGCGAGAAGAGCAAGGAGCTCCGCCAGCTCCAGGAGCAGAAGGATGCTGAAGAGAAGCGACAAAAGTGGATTCGTGAGCTCGAGGCccgagatgaggaggaaaaggCCATGCGTGCGAGACTCGAGAAAAAGAGACAGCAGGTCCAGGCCCAGCGGGCCGAGGAGGCCAGGGCAACTGCAGAATTGCAACCCGAAGGCAACGAAGCTTCCAGTAATGGAGGTATTCTAAGCCGCATTGGTTTATGGCCACAGGGcagcaaagaagagaagaaggatgatgacAAAACTGCCGCACAAGCTGTCGAGGACGACGCCAgcgcaaagaagaagaagaatccCAAAAGTTCTCTGGGCGATCTCGGCGAAATTATCTCAAAGAGGAACGACTGA